ACGTCAGCAGCTTGCCGAGCATGATTTCGACCGTCATCTTCTTGCGGAAGTACGGCATGTTCGACTGGTCGAACGTGATCGGGTGGTCGCGCGACAGAAACTCCGCAAACATGCAGCTGAACACACCGCAGTCGCTGCCGTTCTTCTGCCGCGGACAGTCGCGCATGTTCTGCTTCGTCAGCCCGGTCTTGTCGAACGGTGCCTTGCGCTTGTCCAGCGACTCCTCGCACAGATACTGCTCGAGCGCATTGAGCACCGCGTTGTTGGGCGAACCCATCGAGTCGTAGTAGTGGATCGTCTTGCGCCGCAGATCGATCGTCGCCATGCACCAGTGGATGCCGCCGACGTGCACCGGCACCACGATCATATCGTGCGCCAGCAGGTCGACCTTGCGCGTCCAGCGCCGCACCCCGCCGTAGCCCATCTTCAGCAGCTGGGGCAGAAAGAACGTGTTCATCGTGTACACCTTCGGCAGGCCCTGGTCGCGCTTCTGCTCGCCCCGCTCGCGCAGCAGCTCCATGTAGAAGTTGATCACCGCATCGTTCAGCCAGTTCATGTCCTGCAGCGTGACGAGATCGTTGCCGGTGATGCGCAGGTTGAACTTCTCCATCACCACCTGGTGGCCGGTGCGCAGCTTGCGCTGCATCTCGTCCAGCTGCTCCCGGGTCAGCTCGGGCAGCGGCACCACCTCCGGCTCGGGCGTACCCTCCTTCAGCTCGGACTCGTCCAGCACGTCGAACTTGTAGAACGAGCAGACGTAGTGGTGCAGCTTGTTGCGCGCCTCCGtctcctgctgctgcgtgcACTGGCGCAGGCTGCCGAGCCGGTGCCGCTCCTGCTCGATCAGCGACTTGCGCTGGCTGAACAGGCTGCCGTACCGCGCCTGCACGTCCTGTATGATGTCGTCCCGGAACACGTGCTTCGTCTCGAACCGCGCCCGGACGGAGTTGACCGGCTCGGGCAGGagggcggcggccgccgccgctgccgatTGCTCCTCCGCCTCCCGTTCCTGCGCGGCGCTCAGCTGGTGCGGATCGATCGTGGTAAACAGGCGGCCGGCCGATTTGCTCGTCACCTCCACACAGTCATCGCTGGCATCGCTCACATCCTGCACATGCTCCTCTTCATCGTCCGTCAGTTCCAGCGGGGCGCTGTGCTTCTTCTCCGCTTCTGTCGCTTCTGGTCGCTGCACCGCATCTCCGTTGATGGGTTTGCGCGTGTACCGCTCGTACGCCCCCAGTGCCGGGGGATTGTTCGCGATCGGGATGAACTTTTGCATCAACGCTTCGTACTTCCGTCGCACCTCGCGCTGCACGCTCAGATCGCGGTCCAGTGCTGCCCCCGTACCGTCGGACCCGGTCGACGGCGTCACGCTGTTCTTGGAGCGGAGCAGGTTGCTGAAATCCGTCGCCAGCAGGGACACGTTGCCGGGTTCGGAGGGACGTGGAACTGCGGCCGGGatgtgctgatgctgctgccggaaCAGTCCCCCCGCGAACGGTCTGCTGGTACCGCCGTTACCCTGGCTACCGATCGATGGCCGTGCCGTAGCGTACTTGATTGGGATCAAGCTCGGCGGAGGCCCATTGTTGTTTCTTCGCCCGAGCGGACGCAGCGCTGATGCACCGAACCGATCGTGGATGACGGTGCTgctcctgttgctgctgttgccgccaCCGGTTCCGATGATGCTGCTTCGGCTGCTACCGACGACACCCGGAAGTGTGTTCCGCTGCACCAAGCCGAGCGTGGGAACGTACGGGACGTGCTGGTGGTTCACCGGCGGCATGTCGGTGATTTCGCTGAGCCGCCGTGCGTTCGCCATCGTGCTGGAAAGCCCCCCGTGCGCGCCGTTCTGCTGCAGCAGTGGCCTActactgctgttgttgccgctgctactgttgtgttggtgatggtggtgattgCTCACTATTGACTCTTCCACTGGCGCTGGAATCGAAGACAGGGTCGTCATTCGGCGCTTTTTCGCATCGACGTCTAGCAGCGTTACACTTTTTCGCTTACGATCGTTGCCGTCGGTGCTGCCGCCACTACCGCCACCGCCCGTCAGCAACTGCTTCAGGCGCGATATGAGCGTCTCGGGAAACATCTTCATTTGCGAAAAAACCGACCAACCGagtgcaacacacacaacaacaaaaaacgcagGATCACATTaggatgcacacacacacgcacgcgaacTATACAcaagcatacacacgcacacacacagggagaGAGCTGACAGCCGTTGTCCGACTCTGTCTGCCGTGGTTCTGGTGAGGCCACCGACGGACGACACACACAGAAGCTGGAAACAGGGAAACGCACACCGTCGGCAGCGAAGGAagaataaaattgaaataaaaaaaacgccgaAAAACGGGGGCAAGCGCGGCGCGCGCGCTATATCACGCTGCAGCGACGACGCACCTGGCTGTCGGGACGCACCAGGTCAGCTTCGGTGCCGAATTTACATCACACCACGGCGGACAATGCTTGCGGAATGCTTCTTCGATCGGAAATGCAGGTTTTTAGAAATGCATTTCGGGCAAaattggtcgcaaaaatctcgcAGGGCGCTGCTGCACACACGATGGGGAAACGGTACTTGTCAGAATgcttgtgtggtggtgtggtaaTGTCAATTCAGCGAACTCGTCTCCGTCTCACTTTTCCGGCGTTCAGGCAGCGTCTGCTCATTTCGGAACCAGTGCGGCGAGCTGTAGGGGGTCCCGCTCGCACGCTCGACGCCATTCGCGCCTGTTTCTTTCTCACTCGCTTGCGCTCGAGTGCGGGTAGCGATGGTCGGAACAGTACGTGCCGGCTGGATGCAAGAACGGATCCGATCCGGGGTTCAATGTGCTCTCCAGTGTGGCCAGAATAATACTAATCTGCTCAACAAAAGTTTTTCGGAACGAGAAAACaattgctttatttatttcaagaATGGATTAGAATTGATTCAAAGCAGTCACACGAATGAGCCAaaatagccagctcgaactccatagctgatttggggctgtttaacgaaaaatcggtgcgatgtcgtactttgtgggcGATTAACAGATGAAACGGTACTTGGTGGAACCATAAagctttttaacaagcacTTGGTACTCTCTGGATATTTACTTGCAGCTGATTAGCACAATATTAAGGTTGAAAATGGAGCGTTAAGGAACCATTAGGATATGAACAAGTAGGAATTGAGTAATAATCGATGGAGCTTTTACACGTGTGTCTGACCGCATTACGATTCTAACAGATTTTTGCTCCAAAAGTAAGAATGGTATATAGGATATGATTAAGCTggacacattgcaagaaaaggacagctaTATCATGATGAGCTAAAAACGAATTGCATGAATAAGATTTGCTAAACTCTGCTCGATTTTCCGTTGCCACGGGAAACGGTGGTTTTGACTGGAGTTTTGAAGTAGAAATCGTTTCGTCGAAACACAGCTaatcggtaggcatataaaAAAACGGTATAGTGATGTCACACGaagcttgatttgtatgggagagtGTAAACTTCTcgtcaaaagattatagggttgtaCACTCTTAAAAATTTTTGCCGAATCTCGGTTAATTTTTGCCGAGATCTGCACAACTGAGATCTCGGCAAAGATCTCGGTTAAATTTCTGTTGCCGACATCTCGGTTaatgtcattttgttttgacgtttacgtTTAACCGAGATATTCGGTTAGAACAAATCGAGATTTcggcaaaatataaaaacattttatttttattttagtgattttatttGCGTATCAAATGGGTTTTTTATGTGATGGAAAGCGTTGGGACAGGCGCCGATTCAACCGCCGGATGGGGCACAGCGTTTGGATGTGGTACCGGTACAGGAAAATGAGCCGGACAAGGAGCGGGCACTGGTACAGGCACGGTTCTGTAAAGCGGGCAGAGTGAAACAAGTCTGAGTAAACCCTTTTTAGATTTCATGTGATCGagtcccaagcgccacagattaagcttaaacgactggaaaattgaatatccataggaaaaaaatgaaagcttcacagcttcattagtttaatcaatagatggcgtattacaactcatcattatattgctatccttttcttgcaacgtgtttcgacaagtttcatcttataatgacctatatagccttctaactttctgagcaaaaatctatatgaatggtcgtgtggtcagatacgtgggtatcaacaccaacgaccattactcaaatctcacttgcttcagtactggtggtttccgttggagtttagtatttaaacaatcgtatcgccgttctagttctagcgatgcataacttcaatgcgaaaccatacaacagtacagaggaaatgagaaagctctcctccaagcgaggaagctccacaggttgggtatctcacaaacagatggcgccaccagcttttttgctatttttagaatgcatgagtcgtttgccgtctgctaaacgaagtctttctatattccgtttaggtagagaatttgaggcgtttagaagccgtttagtggtcgtttagtggatttgtggcacttggggtgTTGATACTTACCTCGTGTAGGTGACCGGAAATGAATCCTGGAGGTCTGAACGGTCTGGCAAAGGTTGAACCAACCGGATTAGCTTCCACATCTGATCCTTAAATAGGGACTGCTCCGAGCGACGCTCTGAAGAGCACCGGTTGCGTGCGCTGATGGAGTTTCCTAGCCCCAACCCCGCTTCATACCTGTGCTCGATCGCACACTACtgattctctttttttaacgCTGAGAGActctttttccatttttttttacattttttattttacatcaattTTTCACACTCACtccgaaaggttttcgtttcattagcaCGAAATTAACAGAATGGCGAATGACAGATAGAATACCGAGCCTCGGCTAATCCAAGTAGTAAAGCTGAATTCTCGGTTATTTTGACGGATTATCTCGGTGACAGCAGTGTTAACGTATGTGCTCGGCATGTTGTGTTGCCGAGTTTCGgttcaaatttttatttaactgatatttcagttttaaatggTACTGATTTTCGGCTACTG
This genomic interval from Anopheles merus strain MAF chromosome 3L, AmerM5.1, whole genome shotgun sequence contains the following:
- the LOC121598453 gene encoding sentrin-specific protease 1-like isoform X2; the encoded protein is MKMFPETLISRLKQLLTGGGGSGGSTDGNDPPVEESIVSNHHHHQHNSSSGNNSSSRPLLQQNGAHGGLSSTMANARRLSEITDMPPVNHQHVPYVPTLGLVQRNTLPGVVGSSRSSIIGTGGGNSSNRSSTVIHDRFGASALRPLGRRNNNGPPPSLIPIKYATARPSIGSQGNGGTSRPFAGGLFRQQHQHIPAAVPRPSEPGNVSLLATDFSNLLRSKNSVTPSTGSDGTGAALDRDLSVQREVRRKYEALMQKFIPIANNPPALGAYERYTRKPINGDAVQRPEATEAEKKHSAPLELTDDEEEHVQDVSDASDDCVEVTSKSAGRLFTTIDPHQLSAAQEREAEEQSAAAAAAALLPEPVNSVRARFETKHVFRDDIIQDVQARYGSLFSQRKSLIEQERHRLGSLRQCTQQQETEARNKLHHYVCSFYKFDVLDESELKEGTPEPEVVPLPELTREQLDEMQRKLRTGHQVVMEKFNLRITGNDLVTLQDMNWLNDAVINFYMELLRERGEQKRDQGLPKVYTMNTFFLPQLLKMGYGGVRRWTRKVDLLAHDMIVVPVHVGGIHWCMATIDLRRKTIHYYDSMGSPNNAVLNALEQYLCEESLDKRKAPFDKTGLTKQNMRDCPRQKNGSDCGVFSCMFAEFLSRDHPITFDQSNMPYFRKKMTVEIMLGKLLT
- the LOC121598453 gene encoding sentrin-specific protease 1-like isoform X1, with the translated sequence MKMFPETLISRLKQLLTGGGGSGGSTDGNDRKRKSVTLLDVDAKKRRMTTLSSIPAPVEESIVSNHHHHQHNSSSGNNSSSRPLLQQNGAHGGLSSTMANARRLSEITDMPPVNHQHVPYVPTLGLVQRNTLPGVVGSSRSSIIGTGGGNSSNRSSTVIHDRFGASALRPLGRRNNNGPPPSLIPIKYATARPSIGSQGNGGTSRPFAGGLFRQQHQHIPAAVPRPSEPGNVSLLATDFSNLLRSKNSVTPSTGSDGTGAALDRDLSVQREVRRKYEALMQKFIPIANNPPALGAYERYTRKPINGDAVQRPEATEAEKKHSAPLELTDDEEEHVQDVSDASDDCVEVTSKSAGRLFTTIDPHQLSAAQEREAEEQSAAAAAAALLPEPVNSVRARFETKHVFRDDIIQDVQARYGSLFSQRKSLIEQERHRLGSLRQCTQQQETEARNKLHHYVCSFYKFDVLDESELKEGTPEPEVVPLPELTREQLDEMQRKLRTGHQVVMEKFNLRITGNDLVTLQDMNWLNDAVINFYMELLRERGEQKRDQGLPKVYTMNTFFLPQLLKMGYGGVRRWTRKVDLLAHDMIVVPVHVGGIHWCMATIDLRRKTIHYYDSMGSPNNAVLNALEQYLCEESLDKRKAPFDKTGLTKQNMRDCPRQKNGSDCGVFSCMFAEFLSRDHPITFDQSNMPYFRKKMTVEIMLGKLLT
- the LOC121600208 gene encoding myrosinase-binding protein 2-like produces the protein MWKLIRLVQPLPDRSDLQDSFPVTYTRTVPVPVPAPCPAHFPVPVPHPNAVPHPAVESAPVPTLSIT